A single window of Fibrobacter sp. DNA harbors:
- a CDS encoding TIGR00730 family Rossman fold protein, whose amino-acid sequence MAAKGKKAISTIPGKMIYHNMDFIDSEIGRPIRIIAEFMAPNQIFQQEGVQNTIVFFGSARTLPMSEIKKRLKGCKNKKEVARLKQLEAVAEYYDAAHELSAKLGRWANKQHKGFAIMTGGGPGIMEAGNRGANDVGTSSIGLNIRLPFEQHPNPYIDDELNLQFRYFFIRKYWFMKMAKALVVFPGGFGTLDEMFEILTLIQTKKYGDRMPVVIYGSKYWNKVINWNYLAETGMIDKDDIKLFHFCDTVEDAYNVITNALEKTME is encoded by the coding sequence ATGGCTGCAAAAGGTAAAAAGGCTATTTCGACAATTCCTGGCAAGATGATTTACCACAACATGGACTTTATCGACAGCGAAATTGGCCGCCCCATCAGGATTATCGCCGAATTCATGGCACCCAACCAGATTTTCCAGCAAGAGGGAGTGCAGAACACCATCGTGTTCTTCGGTTCGGCCCGCACGCTGCCCATGAGCGAAATCAAGAAACGCCTGAAGGGCTGCAAGAACAAGAAAGAGGTTGCCCGTCTAAAGCAACTAGAGGCCGTAGCGGAATACTACGACGCCGCCCACGAACTGAGCGCAAAGCTGGGCCGCTGGGCCAACAAGCAGCACAAGGGTTTCGCCATCATGACCGGCGGTGGCCCGGGCATCATGGAAGCGGGCAACCGGGGTGCCAACGACGTGGGAACATCCTCCATTGGCCTCAACATCAGGCTGCCCTTCGAGCAACACCCCAACCCCTATATAGACGACGAGCTGAACCTGCAGTTCCGCTACTTCTTTATCCGCAAGTACTGGTTCATGAAGATGGCCAAGGCCCTGGTGGTGTTCCCCGGCGGGTTTGGAACCCTTGACGAGATGTTCGAAATCCTCACCCTCATCCAGACCAAGAAATACGGTGACCGCATGCCCGTGGTGATTTACGGCAGCAAGTACTGGAACAAGGTCATCAACTGGAACTACCTGGCCGAAACGGGAATGATCGACAAGGACGATATCAAGCTGTTCCATTTCTGCGATACGGTAGAAGACGCCTACAACGTGATTACCAATGCCCTAGAAAAGACGATGGAATAA